Proteins encoded in a region of the Cydia pomonella isolate Wapato2018A chromosome 3, ilCydPomo1, whole genome shotgun sequence genome:
- the LOC133516602 gene encoding uncharacterized protein LOC133516602, giving the protein MDDDDNFLSTPEEISAAAQSVTENLLPTKSRRQYDKSYEKFMAWRLEHQTTSFSENVLLAYFKNLDEQFKPSSLWVEYSKLKSTLNIYHQTDISKYAKLLALLKRKSEGFKAKKAKTFSPEELKKFIEEAPDQNHLFNKVAVILGIMGACRRQELHDLKNNNIIDAQETLVVHIMNTKNRIDRTFTVTGKYYHICKKYMILRPDNCNDLNFFVRYANGKCFAQNIGLNTFGQLGKNVASYLGLLNPELYTGHCFRRTSATLLVDAGGDVTSLKRHGGWKSTTVAESYIDNSIASKKKCQIH; this is encoded by the exons GGCGTCAGTATGATAAATCGTATGAGAAGTTCATGGCGTGGAGACTGGAACACCAGACTACGTCATTCTCAGAGAATGTGCTACTGGCTTACTTTAAAAACCTCGACGAACAATTCAAGCCATCTTCACTGTGGGTGGAATATTCAAAACTAAAGTCAACGCTTAATATATACCACCAGACCGACATCTCTAAATACGCCAAGTTACTGGCTTTATTAAAACGGAAGTCAGAAGGATTTAAGGCGAAAAAAGCAAAGACATTTTCACCggaggaattaaaaaaattcattgAGGAAGCACCGGATCAGAACCATCTCTTTAACAAG GTTGCTGTAATTCTTGGAATAATGGGGGCTTGTCGCAGGCAAGAGttacatgatttaaaaaataacaatataattgaTGCCCAAGAAACTCTAGTGGTTCATATAATGAACACCAAGAACCGAATCGATCGCACTTTTACAGTCACAGGGAAATATTATCATATCTGTAAAAAGTACATGATTCTTCGTCCGGATAACTGCAACGATCTGAACTTTTTTGTACGGTATGCCAACGGAAAATGTTTTGCTCAAAATATAGGATTAAACACCTTCGGCCAGTTAGGAAAAAATGTTGCATCCTATCTTGGTCTCCTAAATCCAGAGCTCTACACAGGGCACTGTTTTCGAAGGACGTCTGCAACTTTATTGGTAGATGCTGGTGGTGATGTGACATCTTTGAAGCGGCATGGCGGATGGAAGTCCACAACGGTGGCAGAATCATATATAGACAACTCCATTGCAAGCAAAAAAAAGTGTCAAATACACTAA